One genomic window of Candidatus Nitrosopumilus sediminis includes the following:
- the alaS gene encoding alanine--tRNA ligase produces MDKKEILKEFSADPDRYYNVKLFSEQGFVRKSCAKCGRFFWTLNADRNLCPDDGTDTYSFIGEPPTSKRFDYTQSWKQVEEFFVKNNHTSVSRYPVVCRWRDDLFFTIASVVDFQRVMGSKVVFEFPANPLVVPQTCLRFKDLENVGVTGRHFSSFCMIGQHSVPDLGGYWKDECVDLDFRLLTDQFGIKKEEVVFVEDVWAGGGSFGPSLEYFVRGLELGNAVFTEFQGELGKHTTLDQRVIDMGAGLERFAWITMGTPTAYDCCFGPINQKLFEKVGIDSDSEILRKYFTEIAKEIDHYDDLNQVRRLAVKNAGITDEQLNKMITPLEGVYLIADHLRTLIFAITDGALPSNVGGGYNLRMMLRRINGTINRLNLKLDIDDLIDTHIDYLKDTYPELDEKRDDVKKILKLESARYEDSKVHMKKKAEKIRERGVPTVDELITLYESDGITPEYLKEVDAISEIPSQFYSKLSDLHQSEKKKAIAELPLESLPETETLFYKDDPMEFEAKVLKVFDDQVVLDRTSFYARGGGQEPDYGTIAGFKVVNVDKHANIIVHKLEGGVPKEGETVQCKVDETRRANITKNHTSTHILNASSRKILGSWIWQHSAFKEDDHARLDITHHSSLTNEQVKEIEDAANSMVKQNLTVSIDYYDRGTAEQTYGFRIYQGGVVPVKSVRIVSIEDQDVEACGGTHVKKTGDIELIKITKTKRIQDGVVRLEFVSGPTAFEYVKQQEEESKKQAEEAKQKEQLEKQREENKAKAREQIPILLEKILAGESTESDGISTKGKLCFTSSENFDEYFHQNFGKKLVAKDSTAAFCGIFESGPTIRIMVHAGAESGINSGEIAKEIASILGGSGGGDAKFAQGGGKDTSKKDEAIAKAKSMILG; encoded by the coding sequence AAAATCTTGTGCAAAATGTGGCAGATTCTTTTGGACTCTAAATGCAGATAGGAATTTGTGTCCTGATGATGGAACAGACACATACTCTTTCATCGGCGAGCCTCCAACTAGCAAGAGATTTGATTATACGCAATCATGGAAACAAGTCGAAGAGTTTTTTGTAAAAAACAATCACACTTCAGTTTCCAGATATCCAGTAGTTTGCAGATGGCGAGACGATCTGTTTTTTACAATTGCATCAGTTGTTGATTTTCAAAGAGTGATGGGAAGCAAAGTAGTCTTTGAGTTTCCTGCAAACCCACTTGTAGTTCCGCAGACTTGTTTGCGATTCAAGGACTTGGAAAATGTCGGAGTAACGGGAAGACACTTTTCAAGCTTTTGTATGATTGGACAGCACAGTGTTCCGGACTTGGGGGGATACTGGAAAGATGAATGCGTTGATTTGGACTTTAGATTACTCACTGATCAGTTTGGAATTAAAAAAGAAGAAGTCGTCTTTGTAGAGGACGTGTGGGCAGGTGGTGGATCTTTTGGACCATCACTGGAATACTTTGTCAGGGGACTGGAGCTTGGAAATGCAGTGTTTACAGAATTTCAGGGGGAGCTTGGAAAACACACCACACTTGATCAGCGAGTCATAGACATGGGTGCAGGACTTGAGAGGTTTGCATGGATTACAATGGGAACACCAACTGCATATGACTGCTGTTTTGGTCCAATCAATCAAAAGTTGTTTGAAAAAGTTGGAATTGATTCTGATTCAGAAATTTTGAGAAAATACTTTACAGAGATTGCAAAGGAGATTGATCACTATGATGATTTGAATCAAGTAAGACGTCTTGCAGTAAAAAATGCAGGAATTACAGATGAGCAGCTAAACAAAATGATCACACCCCTTGAAGGAGTATATCTAATTGCAGATCATTTGCGAACTCTAATCTTTGCAATTACTGATGGTGCACTGCCATCAAATGTCGGGGGCGGATACAATCTCAGAATGATGCTGCGAAGAATCAATGGAACAATTAACAGATTGAATCTAAAGCTAGACATTGATGATTTGATTGATACTCACATTGACTATCTCAAGGATACATATCCAGAACTAGATGAGAAACGAGATGACGTCAAGAAAATACTCAAGCTGGAATCTGCAAGATACGAGGATTCCAAAGTTCACATGAAGAAAAAGGCAGAAAAGATTCGCGAGAGAGGCGTGCCAACAGTTGATGAACTCATTACACTGTACGAATCAGACGGTATCACGCCTGAATACCTCAAAGAAGTTGATGCAATATCTGAAATCCCATCACAATTTTACTCAAAACTATCTGATCTGCACCAGTCTGAAAAGAAAAAGGCAATAGCAGAACTTCCACTGGAATCATTGCCTGAAACTGAGACTCTATTTTACAAAGATGACCCAATGGAGTTTGAAGCCAAAGTTCTCAAGGTATTTGATGACCAAGTAGTATTAGATAGAACTTCATTTTACGCAAGAGGTGGAGGACAAGAGCCAGACTATGGGACTATTGCAGGATTCAAGGTAGTTAACGTAGACAAACATGCAAACATTATTGTTCACAAGCTAGAAGGAGGAGTTCCAAAAGAAGGCGAGACTGTACAATGTAAGGTTGATGAAACAAGACGCGCAAACATTACAAAAAACCATACCAGTACTCACATACTAAACGCATCATCGAGAAAAATTTTGGGTTCATGGATTTGGCAGCACTCTGCATTCAAAGAAGATGATCATGCCAGACTAGACATTACACACCATTCATCACTAACTAATGAGCAAGTAAAAGAAATTGAAGATGCTGCAAACTCTATGGTAAAACAGAACCTTACAGTAAGCATCGATTACTATGACAGGGGAACTGCAGAGCAGACATACGGTTTTAGAATTTACCAGGGCGGCGTAGTCCCAGTAAAGTCAGTAAGAATTGTATCAATTGAAGATCAGGATGTAGAGGCATGTGGTGGAACACATGTAAAGAAGACTGGAGATATCGAACTAATCAAAATTACAAAGACTAAACGAATTCAAGACGGAGTGGTTCGTCTAGAGTTTGTTTCAGGTCCTACCGCATTTGAGTATGTAAAACAGCAAGAAGAAGAATCTAAAAAACAAGCTGAAGAGGCAAAACAAAAAGAGCAGTTAGAAAAACAGCGAGAGGAAAACAAAGCCAAAGCTAGAGAGCAGATTCCTATACTACTAGAGAAGATTCTAGCTGGAGAATCAACAGAGTCAGATGGAATCAGCACCAAAGGAAAATTGTGTTTTACATCAAGTGAGAATTTTGATGAGTATTTCCATCAGAATTTTGGTAAAAAGCTAGTTGCCAAGGATAGTACCGCTGCATTTTGCGGAATTTTTGAATCAGGGCCAACCATTCGAATAATGGTGCATGCAGGGGCAGAATCAGGTATCAATTCAGGCGAGATTGCCAAGGAGATAGCCTCAATTTTGGGCGGCTCTGGCGGAGGAGATGCCAAATTTGCCCAAGGGGGAGGAAAAGACACATCTAAAAAAGACGAGGCAATAGCCAAAGCAAAATCAATGATTTTAGGATAA
- a CDS encoding head decoration protein, with product MAYADPQITIDEAVAQTDPPFTINDSASTVLFRILSDGQVIIDQFLQLSGAGLTQVRTYVFPDSSGTVVLEDTSQTLTSKNIDADSNTITNIDDSEIKTGANIALSKLATDPLARASHTGTQTASTISDFDNQVILSRLDQMTSPTSDVSLNNQKITNLADPTASTDAATKNYVDATSQGLDIKQSVRVATTTAGTFASDFENGDTIDGVVLATGNRILIKNQASGEENGIYTINVSGAPTRATDADVSAEVTPGMFCFVREGTVNADFGFVLATDDPITLDTTPLVFTQFSGVPIGETNTSSNTLADDATRFGLANAKSGVDLPFKVLKEGSNIDLTTDADQVIVTVTGAELSVNKNAASGYAGLDGSSRIDKAQSPSDTVYTDDGQTLTTKTIDADSNTLTNIDNNEIKSNAGIDWTKISKTGSSVHDIANVTNVGCAAGQVLKASAGSWICANDVEGVTSINGDASAAQVFSGTSGNVTITDTGAGTLQFNTGHNIVTTGDSAQTITKSLTLDSAILGGNLNANSFTINNWNVATITGTATLTTNNEVVLLNPSTTAFTVNLPDATGNTGKHYRFHYVSTTGTPVTIDGESSDTINGALTIKMKNPYAILDMYSDGTNWVAVYNDLIYGRENNVIISDDFLSGPGTATGIGAQSTLRWTSAGVGTETGLFIDGELDHLGIKRLGTGATSGNDHDFFLGSTPTLNNFDADNPFDLTFIVRPTTAISTVTYRVGANLNTVSASELTSENAMFLFDTTGSSTGADTTHWVCRTRSSGGTDQTTATSSTVTLNQWYNLRILKDGGTIRFLINDVNVCNHSAQIPTSALSPFVTIDTFAGSARSMDIDYFKGSWIMSGR from the coding sequence ATGGCATATGCGGATCCTCAGATTACAATAGATGAAGCAGTTGCACAAACAGATCCCCCATTTACCATTAATGATAGTGCCAGTACTGTTTTATTCAGAATCCTCAGTGATGGTCAAGTCATTATTGATCAATTTCTCCAATTATCTGGTGCAGGTCTTACTCAGGTTAGAACATATGTGTTCCCTGATTCATCTGGCACTGTTGTCTTAGAAGATACAAGTCAAACACTGACATCAAAGAATATTGATGCCGATTCTAATACTATTACTAATATTGATGATTCTGAAATCAAAACAGGAGCAAACATTGCTCTATCAAAACTAGCTACTGATCCTCTGGCAAGAGCAAGTCATACTGGCACTCAAACAGCTTCAACAATTTCAGATTTTGACAATCAAGTTATTCTATCAAGACTAGACCAAATGACATCTCCCACATCTGATGTATCCCTTAACAATCAAAAGATTACAAATCTTGCAGACCCTACAGCATCTACTGATGCTGCAACAAAAAATTATGTTGATGCAACAAGTCAGGGGTTGGATATTAAGCAATCTGTCAGAGTTGCAACGACTACTGCAGGAACTTTTGCAAGTGATTTTGAAAATGGTGATACAATAGATGGCGTGGTATTAGCAACAGGCAATAGAATTTTAATTAAAAACCAAGCATCAGGAGAAGAAAATGGTATTTACACAATAAATGTTAGTGGTGCTCCCACAAGAGCTACTGACGCGGATGTTTCTGCAGAAGTTACACCTGGAATGTTTTGTTTTGTTAGGGAAGGAACTGTAAATGCAGACTTTGGATTTGTTTTGGCTACAGATGATCCAATAACTCTCGATACAACCCCCCTTGTATTTACGCAGTTTTCTGGAGTTCCAATTGGTGAAACTAACACTTCAAGTAACACTCTGGCAGACGATGCAACACGATTTGGATTGGCAAATGCAAAATCTGGAGTAGATTTGCCTTTCAAAGTTCTCAAAGAAGGCTCTAACATTGATTTAACCACAGATGCAGATCAAGTGATAGTTACAGTTACTGGTGCAGAACTTTCTGTAAACAAGAATGCAGCTTCAGGATATGCTGGATTGGATGGCAGTTCACGAATTGATAAAGCACAATCTCCATCTGATACTGTTTACACTGATGATGGACAGACATTGACTACAAAAACAATCGATGCTGATTCCAATACTCTTACAAATATTGATAATAATGAAATAAAATCAAACGCAGGAATTGATTGGACTAAGATTTCAAAGACAGGATCATCTGTACATGATATTGCAAATGTAACTAATGTGGGATGTGCAGCAGGTCAAGTTCTAAAAGCATCGGCAGGTTCATGGATATGTGCAAATGATGTTGAAGGTGTTACTTCAATAAATGGGGATGCTTCTGCTGCACAAGTTTTCTCAGGTACTTCAGGTAATGTGACTATTACAGACACAGGTGCAGGTACTTTGCAATTTAATACAGGACACAATATTGTTACAACTGGAGATTCTGCACAAACAATTACAAAAAGTCTTACACTTGATTCAGCAATTTTAGGTGGAAATCTAAATGCAAATAGTTTTACGATAAATAACTGGAACGTTGCAACAATTACTGGTACGGCTACACTTACTACCAATAATGAAGTTGTTCTACTAAATCCTTCCACAACGGCATTTACAGTAAACTTACCTGATGCCACTGGAAATACTGGAAAGCATTACAGATTCCATTATGTTTCAACAACTGGAACTCCAGTAACCATTGATGGGGAATCTTCAGATACAATTAATGGAGCATTAACAATCAAAATGAAAAATCCATACGCGATATTGGATATGTATAGTGATGGAACAAATTGGGTTGCTGTTTACAATGATTTGATTTATGGTAGAGAAAACAATGTCATCATATCTGATGATTTCTTATCAGGTCCAGGCACAGCTACAGGAATTGGCGCTCAAAGTACACTTCGATGGACCAGCGCAGGAGTAGGCACTGAAACTGGATTATTTATTGATGGAGAATTGGATCATTTGGGAATCAAAAGATTGGGCACTGGCGCAACTAGTGGAAATGATCATGATTTCTTTTTGGGTAGTACTCCTACATTGAATAATTTTGATGCCGATAACCCATTTGATTTGACCTTTATTGTAAGACCAACAACAGCTATATCCACTGTAACTTATAGAGTAGGGGCAAATCTGAATACTGTTTCAGCAAGTGAGTTAACAAGCGAAAATGCAATGTTTCTTTTTGATACTACTGGATCTTCTACTGGAGCTGACACAACGCATTGGGTTTGTAGAACGAGAAGTTCAGGAGGTACTGATCAAACTACTGCAACTTCAAGTACTGTGACATTAAACCAATGGTATAACCTTCGTATCCTAAAAGACGGAGGTACCATAAGATTTCTAATAAATGATGTTAATGTATGTAATCACTCTGCACAAATTCCAACAAGTGCACTAAGCCCATTTGTAACCATTGACACATTTGCAGGTTCTGCAAGATCCATGGATATTGACTACTTTAAAGGAAGTTGGATTATGAGTGGAAGATAA
- the leuS gene encoding leucine--tRNA ligase, whose product MINWNELETKWRNKWIESKDFETNPNEKPKKFITVAYPYPNSPQHIGHGRTYTLADVHARYYRMQGYNVLFPMGFHYTGTPVLGMAKRIEAGEKEILDGLRNIYHVPEEDIKTFVEPIKIADYFHEEIKSGMIEMGYSIDWRREFTTIVPGYQKFIEWQITTLKENGRIIQGSHPVGWCPKDQNPVSQHDTMGDVEPKIDEKNFLIKFKLGEFIFPVTTLRPETIFGITNLWVNPNVTYKKVSVDDEKWIISEECAHKIEFFEKQVSVIGDISGSEIIGQNAINHDGRKIPILPAEFVEPSMGTGLVMSVPAHAPKDYQALMDLKAANHELATKIEPIPIIVTEGYDVYPAKQICEKLGVSDQSDEKLEEATKELYLKEFTDGKLNEKCGQFNNEKVQFGRDKIRAWLQENKTLEKFPVLENSPVHCRCGAECVVKVLNNQWFLNYGDESWKALARNCFDEMNILPSNIRTEFKEVIDWLHERACARQQGLGTKLPWDKDWIVESLSDSVIYMAYYTISRFVNDGTVQPENLTPEFFDYILLDKGDLSLAASTSKLSEDIIETMKKEFQYFYPVDSRHSGRDLVQNHLSFFVLNHVAIFEKKFWPQEIVVNGSVMMDGAKMSKSMGNIIPLRTAIRDHGADPIRLAIISSAELLQDADFNMESVYGIQNKLASLLDECSRLKNEPISELQAEDRWILSKLQSMIGTVTESLEKMRLREGLHEILFSFESDLSWYNKRTEAKERKDVSGILYKINSARVAMLSPFAPHIAEEMWEKLGNDNQVSKSAWPVYSKDEMDATSIQSENLLKSTIDDIANILKVTKITPKKIVLYVNSDDLKSKVYRKVLSIMVGGQNNMGVVMKELIADPETTEAKKMPDYIQKVIKDLHSESEEIKNMKLESDDFNEKEFLKSELSSIGKKEFGVEIEVYSESDGDIYDPKGKARHARPFKPAILIE is encoded by the coding sequence ATGATAAATTGGAACGAACTAGAAACTAAATGGCGAAACAAGTGGATTGAATCAAAAGACTTTGAGACAAATCCAAATGAGAAACCAAAAAAATTCATTACAGTTGCATATCCATATCCAAACTCTCCCCAACACATTGGACACGGACGAACATACACACTAGCTGATGTTCATGCAAGATATTATCGAATGCAAGGGTACAACGTATTGTTCCCAATGGGATTCCATTATACCGGAACTCCCGTACTTGGGATGGCAAAGAGAATTGAAGCTGGAGAAAAAGAGATTCTTGATGGATTGAGAAACATCTACCACGTTCCAGAAGAAGACATCAAAACATTTGTTGAACCAATAAAGATTGCAGATTATTTCCATGAAGAGATAAAGTCTGGAATGATTGAGATGGGCTATTCCATTGACTGGAGACGAGAGTTTACTACTATAGTTCCAGGCTATCAGAAGTTTATCGAGTGGCAGATTACTACACTTAAAGAAAACGGCAGAATCATTCAGGGGAGTCATCCAGTTGGATGGTGTCCCAAAGATCAGAATCCCGTATCACAACATGACACAATGGGAGATGTAGAACCAAAAATTGATGAGAAGAACTTTTTGATCAAATTCAAGCTTGGAGAATTTATTTTCCCAGTAACTACACTGCGACCTGAAACAATTTTTGGAATTACAAACTTGTGGGTCAACCCAAATGTAACATACAAAAAAGTTTCAGTGGATGATGAGAAATGGATCATTTCTGAGGAATGTGCACACAAAATAGAATTCTTTGAAAAGCAAGTTAGCGTAATAGGAGATATTTCAGGCAGTGAAATAATTGGACAAAATGCCATCAATCATGATGGACGGAAGATTCCAATATTGCCTGCTGAATTTGTAGAACCTAGCATGGGCACTGGATTAGTAATGTCAGTACCAGCTCACGCACCAAAAGACTATCAGGCATTGATGGATTTGAAGGCTGCAAATCACGAATTAGCCACAAAAATTGAGCCTATTCCGATTATAGTTACAGAAGGATATGATGTTTATCCTGCAAAACAGATTTGTGAGAAACTAGGAGTTTCAGACCAGTCAGATGAAAAGCTAGAAGAGGCTACAAAGGAATTATACCTCAAAGAGTTTACCGATGGAAAACTAAATGAAAAGTGTGGACAATTCAACAATGAAAAGGTCCAGTTTGGACGAGACAAAATCAGAGCATGGCTCCAAGAAAATAAAACACTAGAAAAATTCCCAGTGCTTGAGAATTCTCCAGTGCACTGCAGATGTGGAGCAGAATGTGTTGTTAAAGTATTGAATAACCAATGGTTTCTCAATTATGGAGATGAATCATGGAAAGCACTTGCTCGCAATTGCTTTGACGAGATGAATATTCTACCAAGTAACATCAGAACAGAGTTCAAAGAAGTAATTGATTGGTTGCACGAGAGAGCATGTGCAAGACAACAGGGACTGGGAACTAAGCTTCCATGGGATAAAGACTGGATTGTAGAGTCATTGTCTGATAGTGTAATTTACATGGCATACTATACCATTTCACGATTTGTAAATGATGGAACTGTACAACCTGAGAATTTGACTCCAGAGTTCTTTGATTACATTTTATTAGATAAAGGAGATTTGTCGTTAGCTGCAAGTACATCAAAACTTTCTGAAGATATTATTGAAACAATGAAGAAAGAGTTCCAATACTTCTATCCAGTTGATTCAAGACATTCAGGTAGAGATTTGGTACAGAACCATTTGTCATTTTTTGTGTTAAATCACGTTGCAATATTTGAGAAAAAATTCTGGCCGCAAGAAATTGTTGTCAATGGTAGTGTAATGATGGATGGTGCTAAAATGTCAAAGAGTATGGGAAATATCATTCCACTACGAACTGCAATCAGAGACCATGGTGCAGATCCAATTAGATTGGCAATAATTTCATCAGCTGAGCTACTCCAGGATGCTGATTTTAACATGGAATCAGTTTATGGTATTCAAAACAAGCTTGCATCTCTTTTAGATGAATGCTCTAGGCTCAAAAATGAGCCAATTTCCGAGTTACAGGCAGAAGATAGATGGATTTTATCCAAATTACAGAGCATGATTGGTACAGTTACTGAATCCCTAGAAAAAATGAGACTAAGGGAAGGATTGCACGAGATTTTGTTTTCATTCGAATCTGACTTGAGCTGGTACAACAAAAGAACAGAAGCTAAAGAGAGAAAAGATGTTTCAGGAATATTGTATAAAATAAATTCTGCACGAGTTGCAATGTTGTCTCCATTTGCACCACACATAGCTGAGGAAATGTGGGAGAAGCTTGGAAATGATAATCAGGTATCAAAATCAGCATGGCCTGTTTATTCTAAAGATGAAATGGATGCAACGTCAATTCAATCAGAGAATTTACTAAAATCAACCATAGATGATATTGCAAATATTCTCAAGGTTACAAAAATTACTCCAAAGAAGATTGTACTCTATGTAAACTCAGATGATTTAAAATCCAAAGTGTATCGCAAAGTATTGAGTATCATGGTAGGAGGTCAAAACAACATGGGAGTTGTAATGAAGGAGTTAATTGCAGATCCTGAAACTACAGAGGCCAAAAAAATGCCAGACTATATTCAAAAAGTGATCAAAGATTTGCATTCAGAGTCTGAAGAAATTAAAAATATGAAGCTTGAATCAGATGATTTCAATGAAAAAGAATTTTTGAAATCTGAATTATCCAGTATTGGAAAGAAAGAGTTTGGAGTGGAGATAGAAGTGTATTCAGAGTCAGATGGCGACATTTATGATCCAAAAGGAAAGGCAAGACATGCAAGACCTTTCAAGCCTGCAATACTAATTGAATAG